From Lolium perenne isolate Kyuss_39 chromosome 5, Kyuss_2.0, whole genome shotgun sequence, a single genomic window includes:
- the LOC127298262 gene encoding uncharacterized protein, with protein sequence MGSCVSLSAAPPPPTVATAKVVHVDGPIVQFATPVTARDALGSDAASSSSFLCSSDELRFDLPARALATEEALQPGCLYFALPVSMLRRPLSGQEMAALAVKASSALATLANSCKGRGRRSG encoded by the coding sequence ATGGGCTCATGCGTCTCGCtctcggcggcgccgccgccgccgacagtGGCCACGGCGAAGGTGGTGCACGTGGACGGCCCCATCGTGCAGTTCGCGACGCCCGTCACGGCGCGGGATGCTCTGGGCAGCGATGCCGCCAGCTCCTCGAGCTTCCTCTGCAGCTCCGACGAGCTCCGGTTCGACTTGCCCGCCCGCGCGCTGGCGACCGAGGAGGCGCTCCAGCCCGGGTGCCTGTACTTCGCGCTCCCCGTGTCCATGCTCCGCCGGCCGCTCTCCGGGCAGGAGATGGCCGCCCTCGCCGTCAAGGCAAGCTCCGCTTTGGCCACCCTCGCCAACAGCTGCAAAGGGCGGGGTCGTCGGAGCGGATGA
- the LOC127302145 gene encoding uncharacterized protein translates to MGSCVSLSAAPALPTVATAKIVLEDGSMAQFATPITARDALGSDAASSSSFLCSCDELRFDAPARALAAEEELQPGCLYFALPVSMLRRPLSGQDMAALAVKATSAFAAVAMNRKGREAARVAPLVGAEEGEREGRWNHHVYGKYGTRMTAISRPAVVQRLSAISEASA, encoded by the coding sequence ATGGGCTCGTGCGTCTCGCTCTCGGCGGCGCCGGCGCTGCCGACAGTGGCCACGGCGAAGATTGTGCTCGAGGACGGCTCCATGGCGCAGTTCGCGACGCCCATCACGGCGCGGGATGCTCTGGGCAGCGACGCCGCCAGCTCCTCGAGCTTCCTCTGCAGCTGCGACGAGCTTCGATTCGACGCGCCCGCCCGCGCGCTGGCGGCCGAGGAGGAGCTCCAGCCCGGGTGCCTCTACTTCGCGCTCCCCGTGTCCATGCTCCGCCGGCCGCTATCCGGGCAGGACATGGCCGCCCTCGCCGTCAAGGCAACCTCCGCGTTCGCCGCTGTCGCCATGAACCGCAAGGGACGAGAGGCGGCTCGAGTGGCGCCGCTCGTCGGAGCCGAGGAGGGCGAACGAGAGGGCAGATGGAATCACCACGTCTACGGAAAATACGGCACGCGCATGACGGCCATTAGCCGTCCTGCGGTCGTGCAAAGGCTGAGCGCCATTTCTGAGGCCAGTGCCTGA